CGCTCCAAGGCGCCCTTGATGAAAAGCGGCACCATAACCTCAAGGCCCGGTACGCCTGAGGCATTGGCCAGCATGTCGGGGTTGGTCTTGCGGTTTTCCGACCAGCTCACATGGTCGGTCGAGACCATGGTGACATTACCGGCCCGCACATGCTCCCAGAGCTTTTCAACCTCGGCGCGCGGACGGATGGGCGGGTTGATCTTGGCTTTACCGCCGAGCCGGGCGACATCATTTTCCTCGTCCAGCGTCAGATAATGGATGCAGCATTCGATGGTGGCTGCAAACCCCTGCTCGCGATAGGACCGGGCAATGTCATAGCCCCGGCCGAGCGAGCAGTGCACGACATGGGCCGGGCAACTGGTGGCGGCACCCGTCTCATAGATTTGCAGGCTGGCCAGCAATTCGGTCAGCGGTGGGCGACTCAGGCCATGGGCGCGAAAGTCAGTGATGCCCAGCGCCTTGACCCTGGCCATTGCCGCGCGCACGGCCTCGTCATCTTCGTTATGGACGCCGGCGGTCAGTCCGGTGGGCGCAATAGCCGCAAAGCACTCCGCGAGCAAAGCTGCGGAGATACGCGGGAAGCGGACCGGGTCGGTGCCGAAGGTGGAGAACTTGAAGGCAGCGACACCGGCTTCAACCTGCTCGGCGATGCGGCTGGCGCCCTCCTCGGGCACCACGGTGCCATAGAGCGCGAAATCCACACGGGCCTGCGGTTGGGCCAGCGCGACCTTGGTGCGCACTGCGGCCGCCGAAGCGACCAGATTGCCCTCGTCATAGGGCATATCGACAATCGTGGTGACGCCGCCGGCAGCGGCCGAGCGGGTGGACCAGATGAAGTCTTCCTGATCGCGCTGGCTGAGGGAATGGGTCTGGGCGTCGATGGCGCCGGGCAGGATCAGCGCGTCGCCCAATTCATGGCGTTCATGAGCATGGGGCGGCGTGCCTTCGCCGACATGGACGATCTTGCCGTCGCGCACGGCGACATAACCGTTCTCGATGATGAGGTCGGGGAGGACAATGGTGCCGGAGAGGACGAGATCGAAATCGGACATGTCACTGCTTCCAAGAACGGGGCGTGGGCTTCCCTCCCCCTTGTGGGGAGGGAGTGAGGGTGGGGGTAAGGGTCGGGCACCGCGCGTAAAACTCACCCCCACCCTTGATCCCTCCCCACAAGGGGGAGGGAGACGAAAGAGCCGCAAGCATCACCATCATGCCGCGGCCCTCCCCAACTGACCGGTGCGGGCCATCAGGAAGCGTTCGAGGGCAGAGAGACCGTCATAGATCAGCACGGCGAGGACGCCGACGATCAGGCCGCCCTGCAGCACGAAGCTGGTATTGCTCGAGAGCAGCCCGGCGATGATCACCTCCCCCAAGGTCCGTGCAGCGACGGTCGAGCCAATGGTGGCGGTGGCCAGCGAAATGACCACGGAAAGTCGAATACCGGCCAGAATGACCGGAAGCGCCAGCGGCAGTTCGATCTTGAGCAGGCGTTGCCAGCCGGTCATGCCCATGCCCTTGGCCGCGTCGGTGACGGCGGGCGGCAGATTGGTCAGGCCGGTCAGCGTATTCTCGAAAATGGGCAGCAGACCGTAGAGAAACAGCGCCACCAGGGTTGGGGCGGTGCCGAAGCCCAGCATGGGCACCGCCAGCGCCAGCACGGCCACGGGCGGAAAGGTCTGCCCGACATTGGCGAGACTGCGCGACAGCGGCAGGAATTCGGCCCCGAAAGGCCGGGTTACGATGATGGCCAGGCCCACGGCAATGATAGTGGAGGCTGCGGTCGCGGCGGCCACGATGGCCAGGTGATTGAGGGTGATGTCGAGCAGGCTGCCCTGATTGTAGATGGCGGGCTGGCTGTTTTTGGTGAACAGGCTGAAGAAGCCGCTGAACAGCTCGGGGCTGGCCAGAAACAGGCCCAGCACCAGAAACGCCAGCAGTCGGAGGAGATTACCCGTGGTCATTGTGGTCTGGCCGCCAGTTTGGCCAGCGCGTCCAGCGTGACCTGACCGACAATCTGGCCATCGCGCAGGACCGGCAGAGCGGGCCGACCAGACCAGAGCAGCTCGGCATAGGCATCACGCAGGGAGGCTTGCGCCGCGATGGGCTCGCCGCTGGCCTCGCCGGGCTCAATGTGATCGGCAACCTTGGACAGCGAGAGCAGGCGGAAGGGACGTTCGCTGGTGCCGATCAGTTCGGCGACAAAGGGCGTTGCAGGATTGGCGATGATCTCGGCGGGCGCTGCACATTGCAGCAGCTTGCCCTCGTCCATCACGGCGATGGTGTGGCCGAGGTGAATGGCCTCTTCCATGTCGTGGGTAACCAGCACGACGGTGGTGCCGAATTTGCGCTGAATGGCCAGCAAATCGTCCTGTGCCTTGGCGCGGATCACCGGATCAAGCGCGCCATAGGGCTCGTCCATCAGCAGGATATTGGGCTCGGCCGCTAGAGCGCGGGCCACGCCAACGCGCTGCTGCTGGCCGCCGCTGAGCTCGTGCGGAAGCCGATCGCGGAACTGGCCGGGATCGAGCTGGAACAGCTCCATCAGTTCGCCGACGCGGCGGGCGATGCGCGCCTTGTCCCAGCCGACCAGCTTGGGCACGGTGGCAATGTTCTGGCCCACGGTACGGTGGGGAAACAGACCATGCCCTTGAATGGCGTAGCCGATGCGGCGGCGCAGTTCATAGGCGGGGATATCGGCGATATCCTGACCATCGATGCGCACTGTGCCCGAAGTGGGCGTCACCAGCTTGTTGATCATGCGCATCAGCGTGGTCTTGCCCGAGCCCGAGGTGCCGACCACCACGCAAATGGTGTGGGGCTGAATGGTGAGCGTGACATGATCCACCACCACGGTGCCGTCATAGCTCTTGGTGAGGTCTTCGATCTCGATCATGAGCGCTTCCCCTCGCGCGCGGTCATTTCCACCAGGGCGTCGAGCACCACAGCGGCAGCAAAAGCCAGGGCGACTGTCGGCACAGCCCCCAGCAGCACCAGATCCATGGCCGTCTGGCCAATGCCCTGAAACACGAAGACACCAAAGCCACCGCCGCCGATCAGTGCGGCTATGGTGGTCAGGCCGATATTCTGCACCAGCACGATGCGGATGCCGGTCAGGATCACCGGAAAGGCCAGTGGCAGTTCAACCGCCCTGAGGCGCTGGAAATCGGTCATGCCCATGCCGCGCGCCGCATCGATGGCTGCCGGCGAGACGCTTTGCAGGCCCACCACGGTGTTGGAGACGATGGGCAGCAGCGAATAAGCGAACAGCGCGACTAGAGCAGGCGCCGTGCCGATGCCCGAAATGCCGATGGCCGATGCGCCGGGGATGTTGGCGGCAATCCAGGCCAGTGGGGCGATAAGAAGGCCAAACAGGGCAATTGAGGGAATGGTCTGGACGATGTTGAGCACATTGAGCACGCCGGCGCGCAGGGGTTTGACCTTGTAGCAAACAATGCCCAGCGGCAGGCCGACCAGCGTGGCAATGGCGACCGAGCCAAAGGCCAGCACCAGATGGGTGCGCGCTTCAGACCAGAAGGCCGGGGCGCGATTGGCATATTCCTTGAGCATGGAAAGCTGATCCCAGCCGCCGCTCCACAACAGCAGCGCCATAGCTGCCGCCACCGCGATCAGAATGGCGACGCGTGTGAGGGGCTTGAAGGCCAGCCGGGTCAGGGCGTCGGTTTCCAGCAAGGCGAAGGCGAAGACCAGCAGCCAGAACCCCGCGCCGGGCGAGACGCGTGCGAAGGTGTTGCCCTCGGGCGTCAAAAAGGCCGCTGACTGGCCCATCAGGACGAACAGCACGGCGAGGACGGAAAACCCGACGATCAGCTTGGTCAGCGGGGCAAGGCGCAATAGAGCTACACCGAAACCGGCAAGCAATGTGAGTGTGAGCAGCGCGGAAAACTGGCCCGGCAGCGCCTCAAACAGTCCCTTGGTCTCGCCGAGCACGATCCGGTTGGCGCGGAACAGGGCGAAGGGCAGTGCGGCACCGGCAGCAGCGATCAGGGCGATCATGACGCCGAGCTTGTCGAGCGCGAACCAAACGGGTCGCGTGGCGGCAGCGGGAGTGTCGGCTATGCTCATGCTGGCTCCAGAACGGTCAGTAGATGCTTCGCCTTGAAAGGGCCCCTACTCCGCCGGAGCAAGGAATGGGGTGAGCGCGTTGCCCTCACCCCGGTTCGGCCTACTGCAGGAAACCGCCCTGGGTCAGATAGTCGGTTGCCACGGCGGCAGAGGCTTCGCCACCGACCTGCACGCGACCATTGAGGTCCTGGAGCACTTCGAGCGTCAGGCCTTCAAAGACGGGCTTGAGCAGTTCTTCGATCTGCGGGTATTCCGCCAACACGTCAGCGCGGATGATCGGCGAAGGCTGATAGACGGGCTGCACACCCTTGTCGTCCTCGAGCACCTTGAGGCCGGAAGGGGCAATACCGCCATCGGTGCCATAGACCATGGCGGCATTGACGCCATTGGTCTGCTGGGCGGCAGCGGCAATGGTGGCCGCGGTGTCGCCACCCGACAGGGTGATGAGCTGATCAGGGGTCAGGGAGAAGCCATAGACTTCCTGGAATTTTGGCAGCGCGGCAGGCGAATTGACGAACTCGGCCGATGCGGCAAGCTTGACCTCGCCACCGCCAGCAACCCAGGCGCCGAATTCGCTGAAGGTGTTCAGGCTATTGGCTTCGGCAACGTCGGACCGGATGGCCACGGCCCAGGTGTTATTGGCGGGCGAT
The DNA window shown above is from Devosia litorisediminis and carries:
- a CDS encoding ABC transporter ATP-binding protein, encoding MIEIEDLTKSYDGTVVVDHVTLTIQPHTICVVVGTSGSGKTTLMRMINKLVTPTSGTVRIDGQDIADIPAYELRRRIGYAIQGHGLFPHRTVGQNIATVPKLVGWDKARIARRVGELMELFQLDPGQFRDRLPHELSGGQQQRVGVARALAAEPNILLMDEPYGALDPVIRAKAQDDLLAIQRKFGTTVVLVTHDMEEAIHLGHTIAVMDEGKLLQCAAPAEIIANPATPFVAELIGTSERPFRLLSLSKVADHIEPGEASGEPIAAQASLRDAYAELLWSGRPALPVLRDGQIVGQVTLDALAKLAARPQ
- a CDS encoding dihydroorotase, which gives rise to MSDFDLVLSGTIVLPDLIIENGYVAVRDGKIVHVGEGTPPHAHERHELGDALILPGAIDAQTHSLSQRDQEDFIWSTRSAAAGGVTTIVDMPYDEGNLVASAAAVRTKVALAQPQARVDFALYGTVVPEEGASRIAEQVEAGVAAFKFSTFGTDPVRFPRISAALLAECFAAIAPTGLTAGVHNEDDEAVRAAMARVKALGITDFRAHGLSRPPLTELLASLQIYETGAATSCPAHVVHCSLGRGYDIARSYREQGFAATIECCIHYLTLDEENDVARLGGKAKINPPIRPRAEVEKLWEHVRAGNVTMVSTDHVSWSENRKTNPDMLANASGVPGLEVMVPLFIKGALERDIPLTWAAKLMAENPARHFRIDHAKGALSVGKDADITVLFPRPKRYDAAESGHNVVGWSPYNGIELPWTVGLTYLRGQQVFDGTNVGEPGFGRFVRPEAGA
- the osmF gene encoding glycine betaine ABC transporter substrate-binding protein OsmF, which codes for MRLTSTLLSAVAALAISVTAANAQVVVSSKIDTEGGVLGNIIKQVLEANDIAVEDRIQLGGTPIVRQAITAGEIDIYPEYTGNAAFFFEKADDPLWNDAALAYAEAAKLDFEANNIVWLTPSPANNTWAVAIRSDVAEANSLNTFSEFGAWVAGGGEVKLAASAEFVNSPAALPKFQEVYGFSLTPDQLITLSGGDTAATIAAAAQQTNGVNAAMVYGTDGGIAPSGLKVLEDDKGVQPVYQPSPIIRADVLAEYPQIEELLKPVFEGLTLEVLQDLNGRVQVGGEASAAVATDYLTQGGFLQ
- a CDS encoding ABC transporter permease, producing the protein MTTGNLLRLLAFLVLGLFLASPELFSGFFSLFTKNSQPAIYNQGSLLDITLNHLAIVAAATAASTIIAVGLAIIVTRPFGAEFLPLSRSLANVGQTFPPVAVLALAVPMLGFGTAPTLVALFLYGLLPIFENTLTGLTNLPPAVTDAAKGMGMTGWQRLLKIELPLALPVILAGIRLSVVISLATATIGSTVAARTLGEVIIAGLLSSNTSFVLQGGLIVGVLAVLIYDGLSALERFLMARTGQLGRAAA
- a CDS encoding ABC transporter permease; protein product: MSIADTPAAATRPVWFALDKLGVMIALIAAAGAALPFALFRANRIVLGETKGLFEALPGQFSALLTLTLLAGFGVALLRLAPLTKLIVGFSVLAVLFVLMGQSAAFLTPEGNTFARVSPGAGFWLLVFAFALLETDALTRLAFKPLTRVAILIAVAAAMALLLWSGGWDQLSMLKEYANRAPAFWSEARTHLVLAFGSVAIATLVGLPLGIVCYKVKPLRAGVLNVLNIVQTIPSIALFGLLIAPLAWIAANIPGASAIGISGIGTAPALVALFAYSLLPIVSNTVVGLQSVSPAAIDAARGMGMTDFQRLRAVELPLAFPVILTGIRIVLVQNIGLTTIAALIGGGGFGVFVFQGIGQTAMDLVLLGAVPTVALAFAAAVVLDALVEMTAREGKRS